The DNA sequence CCATTCCGGAAGAATCTCGGAGAATGGAGACGGGACCGCAGGATAACAATGGCGGCGGTTTGGAAAATCTTGAGAACGAGGAATCCGGAACTAGAGGTATCGAGAATGATGAGGTTATTACTGAAGCGCCGAACGAGTCGGCCCAGGAGTTGATGAATCCTTGAGGTGATCTGCCTGAAATGTTAGGGTTTCTTGTGCTGAAGCAAATCGCTCAGCTCTGTTAGCTGAAAGGAAAAAGAATGATTTATATGGTGCCTGGATTTTTAGCTGGGGTCGCATTCTACCTCATCCTCTCAGCGTTTAACTGGGCCGTGGAGACTATGTCATCAAATAGGCATCGGTTACGAGCACATAGTCGTCTCGTCTTACATTGCTTGGTTGCAGTTTCATTCACCATTTTCCTGGTTACTGTTGGGGATGGCGGGAATTGGGCAACTCAAATGCAGGTCAGCGGGTTTATATTGGCCGGATGTATCTTGAGTCTCGTCACATCGATTGGAGACAAGTCTCGCCCGTATGGGAATCCTGAGTCAAAATAATCTGGCCCTAAATGAGAGCGGCTCTATCGGTTTTTGCCTGCCGGCGCGCACCAATGCATCCAGGACGAGCTCGGCTGCGTGCTTCGCCTGGGCGCCTGTTCCTTGCTCGATGTGGGTGCGGCAGGAGAATCCGTCGGCGAGGACGTCGCCCTCCGTGGCACGGACGCGGGGGAATAGTTCTCGTTCGCCGAGCTGGAAGGACATCTCTGCGTGGCCTTTTTCGAATCCCCAGTTTCCTGCCAGCCCACAACAGCCGGTCTGGATTTGTTCTTCGTTGATTCCCAGCGCGTCAAGCAACGCAGAGGTGTTCTCGGGAGTGCCCAGGGACCTTTCGTGGCAGTGGACCTGAGTGAGTACAGATAGGTTCCCCGCTTCGAGCAATCCCTCTTCGACTAGTTCAGTGATCCTCGGGGCGATCACGTCCGCGAAGGGGATGACCGCGGCTGATAGTCGGGCGACGTCGACGTCATCGCTGAGTTCGGTTGCTTCGCGTTGCAGCATGACGGTGCAGGAGGGTTCTAGCCCGATGACTGGCAATCCTTCGTCCAGGTAGGGGCGCATGACCCGTGCGGAATGGCGCAGCACCTTTCGGGCGGTGGTTAGTTGCCCGGTGGAGTGCCAGGTGAGGCCGCAGCAGACGAACTCCCGCGGAATGATGACGTCGAATCCTAGGCGTTCGAGCACCTCGACCGCGGCGGTCGAGGCACCAGTGTCGAGGGAGGAATTGAAGGTATCCGGCCACAGCACCACTCGGGAACCGCCACCTGTGTGTGCTCGCTTCTTTGACCATCGGCGCAGTGGAGTATTCGCAAAGCGGATGAGGGGTCGGCCCGCATCCAATCCGGCAACGGTGGCGACGGTGCGGGCGAGGCGTGGAACGCCGAACACCGCATTGACCAGGCGGGCTGCTCCTGGAATCTTCTGCATGAGGAATGCGGAGATGGGCAGCCAGCCCATGACGTAGTGGGCCATGGGGCGGCGGCGTTTGTCGTAGCGATGGTGGAGCAGTTCCGCTTTGTACGTGGCCATGTCGACATTGACCGGGCATTCGGAGGCGCACGCTTTGCACGAAAGGCAAAGGTCAAGGGCCTCGATGGCATCGTCGACGTCGACGCTCTCGCCGCGGAAGACTTCGGAAAGCACGCGGGCTCGCCCTCGGGTGGAGTCCAGTTCATCGCCGGTGAGTTGGAAGGTGGGGCACATTGCGTCACTCGCCGAGCGACAGGCGGATACCCCGACGCAGCGGTTGACGGCGTTGATGAGGCTGCCTTGGTCGTGGCTCAGGGCGTGGATCGGGGTGATCTCCAAAGACCGCTGTCCCTGGTCCAGGCGAATTCCTTGAGTGACGGCGTCCGGGTCGACGAGCACTCCGGGGTTGAATACCCGGGTGGGGTCGAAGATCGCTTTGAATTGTTGAAACAGTGCCAACATCTCGGGGGAGTACATGTGGCCGAGAAGTTCGGATCGGGCGCGACCGTCCCCGTGTTCCCCGGAGAGGGATCCGCCGTAGGACGTGACCAGAACGGCGGCGTCCTCCATGAATTGGCGGAAGACTCGGACTCCTTCGTCGGTGGAGAAGTCAAAGCTGATCCGGACGTGGACGCAGCCCTCACCGAAGTGCCCGAAGGGGATGCCGCGAAGCCCGTGCTTTTCCATGAGGGCGTATAAGTCACGCAGGTAGTCGGCCAAATGCTCCGGGGGAACGGCAGAGTCTTCCCAGCTGGGCCACGCTTCGCTGCCGTCGGGTAGGCGGGTGACCAGGCCTGCGGATGCCTCTCGGATCCACCAGAGTTCCCGCATTTGTTTCGGGTCCGAGACGATGAGGGAGTCGGTTGGCGCGCACTCATCGGTGACGGTCTGGGCCAGGGCGAGTGCTTCCGCCAAGGTGGCGCCGGAGGTCTCGCAAAATAACCACCCGCCT is a window from the Corynebacterium testudinoris genome containing:
- a CDS encoding FAD-binding and (Fe-S)-binding domain-containing protein; the encoded protein is MTPPLPRHLRRDMPTRAAYSSDASVYRRVPAAIVEPESVDDIRTAVVYAQSRGWPIIARGGGSSVAGNAIGDGLIIDTSRHFNRIMSIDPEARTATVEPGVVCDQLRDAAATFGLTYGPDPSTHSRCTIGGMAANNACGSHSVAYGTSADNLVAVTLLLADGREVQFTAKGCDDPGIDAQLRKLAADNRDLIAAELGRFPRQVSGYGLHYLASDAAKAIAGSEGTLGIITQLTVSLVEKPHHTALAVLAFDTVFDAARAAVRALLPGVATVEGMGGDLLAALRSKNGQEHAGEMLPGGEKAGGWLFCETSGATLAEALALAQTVTDECAPTDSLIVSDPKQMRELWWIREASAGLVTRLPDGSEAWPSWEDSAVPPEHLADYLRDLYALMEKHGLRGIPFGHFGEGCVHVRISFDFSTDEGVRVFRQFMEDAAVLVTSYGGSLSGEHGDGRARSELLGHMYSPEMLALFQQFKAIFDPTRVFNPGVLVDPDAVTQGIRLDQGQRSLEITPIHALSHDQGSLINAVNRCVGVSACRSASDAMCPTFQLTGDELDSTRGRARVLSEVFRGESVDVDDAIEALDLCLSCKACASECPVNVDMATYKAELLHHRYDKRRRPMAHYVMGWLPISAFLMQKIPGAARLVNAVFGVPRLARTVATVAGLDAGRPLIRFANTPLRRWSKKRAHTGGGSRVVLWPDTFNSSLDTGASTAAVEVLERLGFDVIIPREFVCCGLTWHSTGQLTTARKVLRHSARVMRPYLDEGLPVIGLEPSCTVMLQREATELSDDVDVARLSAAVIPFADVIAPRITELVEEGLLEAGNLSVLTQVHCHERSLGTPENTSALLDALGINEEQIQTGCCGLAGNWGFEKGHAEMSFQLGERELFPRVRATEGDVLADGFSCRTHIEQGTGAQAKHAAELVLDALVRAGRQKPIEPLSFRARLF